The Roseiconus lacunae genome window below encodes:
- a CDS encoding MBL fold metallo-hydrolase, whose amino-acid sequence MLERNPIFPGIIELNFQAREVLGCNVYLIYDANEWALVDIGYEETVDEFVDIIRQLDFPLSQCKTLIATHADVDHIQGLAKLKSILKTTVTAHPHAVRPLAEGDPLWTLAEIEAQNLKLEMPKVDVEHQVDNGDIIKVGNLEIEVWHTPGHTNSQLAFRIGDVLLSGDNIYRDGCIGAIDAHHGSDIKAFIKSLERIRDSDVKWLAPSHGPIFANDRDFMNRTIDRVRGYLHMADFGTLAESWPLMDQWDDEVAEGKLPEGLSG is encoded by the coding sequence ATGCTTGAACGAAATCCAATCTTTCCCGGAATCATTGAACTGAACTTCCAAGCCCGAGAAGTTCTGGGGTGCAACGTCTACTTGATCTACGACGCCAACGAATGGGCGTTGGTTGACATCGGTTATGAAGAAACCGTCGATGAATTTGTCGATATCATTCGGCAGCTCGATTTCCCGCTCTCGCAGTGCAAGACATTGATCGCCACCCACGCCGATGTCGACCACATCCAAGGCCTCGCGAAACTGAAGTCGATCTTAAAGACCACCGTTACCGCCCACCCCCATGCCGTTCGGCCGCTTGCCGAAGGTGATCCGTTGTGGACGCTAGCGGAGATCGAGGCTCAAAACCTAAAGCTCGAAATGCCGAAAGTCGACGTCGAGCACCAAGTCGACAATGGCGACATCATCAAAGTCGGCAATCTTGAAATCGAAGTCTGGCACACTCCAGGTCACACGAACAGCCAGCTCGCATTTCGCATCGGTGACGTGCTCCTAAGCGGCGACAACATTTATCGCGACGGTTGTATCGGCGCAATTGATGCCCATCACGGTAGCGACATCAAAGCATTCATTAAATCACTCGAACGGATTCGTGACAGTGACGTCAAATGGCTTGCCCCCAGTCACGGGCCGATCTTTGCGAACGACCGCGATTTCATGAATCGCACCATCGATCGAGTGCGAGGCTACTTGCACATGGCCGACTTCGGAACACTCGCCGAATCGTGGCCGCTAATGGACCAGTGGGACGACGAAGTCGCCGAAGGGAAGTTACCCGAAGGTCTATCCGGCTGA
- a CDS encoding Ig-like domain-containing protein gives MMSKGRTLSARRNQLLRSLGELLGPGKEQRPRRRGQRLVLEGLERRQLLAGDVTGIGDALMGPIDTRVAAAESTAVVTSTLTTTTEAEGEAAPDLVQFAKDLAAADVKFYGAYWCPACSEQKALFEDGEQYLPFIEVTNPDRTIGQVGIDNNITAYPTWEFPDNSRETGVLTLQQLSDRSGVAIPTSEDPTFAEIGDQTVLIGSPFHIPVDAYDPNGGPLTVTVSVADSNLLDATVLSGNRSIRIDMETYGDMVFELFEQRAPDATGRIIELAEADFYDDIIFHRVVNNFVIQGGDPTGTGSGGSTLGDFDDDFHPELQHNRSGVLSFAKSSDDTNDSQFFVTEVPTRFLDFNHSVFGQLIEGDDVREAISNHEVNGSSRPTTDITINTIEVFNDTENSLIMLNPVGNAVGSTNVTVTVTDGDGNTHSETFQVDVNNDSENSQPYLSNEVTTEAEYNADEDATLQLVSIDIEGDPVTYSASVISSGTGATATVSQSGLLTVTPAQGFTGVVEVTARVQPGPGVTGHSSSDHDNQVYQFNFVADAAPSAPSAVDLLAASDSGSSDSDNITNAATLSFTIEGVTDGAFVELVNTQTNAVLGTATASGTTATITTNNFPALGDGVYNIAARQTIESTASALSPTLQVTYDATAPASVVASANTSGNVGRQYLSDLISAEEGAITYALTQAPSGANIDSGSGVITWTPVTGDIGDNVFTVQTTDVAGNQTTENFTVAIADEPSAEVKLVARDTDGNIITSLEVGQEFVLELVGVDARNAFDRAGVFGAYADILFDSTIVRPVSGSTIEYVGNFQLGPTGTFLTGLIDELGASSTTITATNQVESVIARVQMEAVGSGTVNIRSEEADGTEQVLLYGQDDNVPAEDVFYGTVSLTVGLTFTLNDDTATVDEDSGATIIDVLDNDTVSGSDSLSIVSVTQPTEGGTVVNNNGVLQFTPAADFNGTTEFTYRAGTSSGAQATATVTVTVNAVNDPPTGVDDSFNIDANSSNNTLDVLANDSIDPDSGETLTVTAVSSTSDGGTVTIASGGTGLNYTPPANFTGSETFTYTLSDGTATTEVSVTVLVASADTPPTAADDAFNINEDIAEATYDILANDQRDTDNQSFVIDSVGTPSEGGTARISSDGTTFFYEPADDFFGTETVTYIIRDTGGGLATATVTFTIAGVNDAPPVLTDTVQISQTDSPQIVLRIADLPDNVDGSGETLTFTNLGTPTNGGTVAIDSSGNITYEPSSDSFAGTDTFTYSVSDGTTTSSGTLTVQVENFNERDIRVNFSGNQALSVLSSIRLVGTDALGNDVSQGAILDGNNTLLFGDVLPGEYRIEVPAVPFYLGAEEAQTINVSSAPTDGDTSVEATMGRLKARYLSVRDWLRSAPSQSAYVVVQPGESAVSTELSEAASQSIVDPEISLNSSATALTITGKNSADEDVTATVPTSRTDLVQERGRVGDLRLYRVNVDDAVLNYTEVASSSASDTSIAVSGSGEAESVASLSTADADSSTGLNASSEAEGEPVAPSSSDLITEESSSAATATQTPAETNTSSDSEESSESLSTVGDAEAEAAASRASRLAGLTSRFFRRGR, from the coding sequence ATGATGTCTAAAGGTCGCACCCTGTCTGCCCGCCGCAACCAACTTCTTCGCTCACTCGGCGAACTTTTGGGCCCCGGGAAAGAACAGCGTCCGCGTCGAAGAGGTCAACGCTTGGTCCTCGAGGGATTAGAGCGTCGTCAACTGCTCGCCGGAGATGTAACCGGGATCGGCGACGCATTGATGGGACCGATCGATACGCGAGTCGCGGCGGCAGAGTCAACCGCGGTCGTCACTTCAACATTGACCACGACCACGGAAGCAGAAGGCGAAGCGGCTCCCGATCTGGTTCAATTCGCCAAAGACTTAGCCGCCGCCGACGTGAAGTTCTATGGTGCCTACTGGTGCCCGGCTTGTTCGGAACAGAAAGCACTCTTCGAAGACGGCGAGCAATACTTGCCGTTCATCGAAGTGACGAATCCCGACCGCACCATCGGCCAGGTCGGGATCGACAACAATATCACCGCCTATCCGACCTGGGAGTTCCCCGACAACAGTCGCGAAACGGGTGTGCTGACACTCCAGCAACTAAGCGACCGCAGCGGAGTTGCAATCCCAACGAGTGAAGACCCAACGTTCGCAGAGATCGGTGACCAAACGGTCTTGATCGGATCGCCATTTCATATCCCCGTCGATGCTTACGATCCGAACGGTGGCCCGCTAACGGTGACGGTGTCGGTTGCCGACAGCAATCTGCTCGATGCGACGGTCTTGAGCGGTAACCGTTCGATTCGAATTGATATGGAAACGTACGGGGACATGGTGTTCGAACTGTTCGAACAGCGAGCCCCCGACGCTACCGGACGAATCATCGAACTCGCCGAAGCTGATTTTTATGACGACATCATCTTTCACCGCGTGGTCAACAACTTTGTGATCCAAGGTGGGGACCCAACCGGAACGGGATCCGGCGGATCAACCCTCGGAGATTTCGACGACGACTTCCATCCGGAACTTCAACACAATCGATCGGGGGTGTTGTCATTTGCCAAGTCGTCTGACGACACCAATGATTCACAGTTCTTTGTCACCGAGGTCCCAACCCGGTTTTTGGATTTCAACCATAGTGTGTTCGGTCAATTGATCGAAGGCGACGATGTTCGTGAAGCGATCAGCAATCACGAAGTCAACGGCTCCAGCCGACCCACGACGGACATCACGATCAACACGATTGAAGTGTTTAACGACACCGAAAACTCATTGATCATGCTTAACCCCGTCGGTAACGCGGTCGGCTCGACTAACGTCACCGTCACCGTCACCGACGGCGATGGCAATACTCACAGTGAAACATTCCAAGTCGACGTCAACAACGATAGCGAGAACAGTCAACCTTACTTAAGCAACGAAGTCACCACCGAAGCCGAATACAACGCCGACGAAGACGCGACGCTCCAATTGGTTAGCATCGACATCGAGGGTGATCCGGTAACCTATTCGGCGTCGGTTATCTCGAGCGGCACCGGTGCGACCGCGACGGTTAGTCAAAGCGGTTTATTGACCGTGACGCCCGCGCAAGGATTCACCGGGGTGGTCGAAGTCACCGCCCGAGTCCAGCCCGGTCCCGGCGTGACAGGACACAGCTCAAGCGACCACGACAACCAAGTCTATCAATTCAATTTTGTCGCCGATGCCGCTCCGTCGGCTCCGTCCGCTGTTGACCTTCTGGCGGCGAGCGATAGCGGTTCAAGTGATAGTGATAACATCACCAATGCCGCGACGTTGTCGTTCACGATCGAAGGCGTGACCGACGGGGCCTTTGTCGAATTGGTCAACACTCAAACCAACGCCGTGCTAGGGACGGCCACGGCCAGTGGAACAACGGCAACGATCACGACCAATAACTTCCCCGCCCTCGGGGATGGGGTCTACAACATCGCCGCACGTCAAACGATCGAAAGCACCGCAAGTGCGCTTTCGCCGACGTTGCAGGTCACCTATGACGCGACCGCTCCCGCCTCGGTCGTTGCCAGTGCGAACACCAGCGGTAACGTCGGTCGCCAGTACTTATCGGATTTGATCAGCGCCGAAGAAGGCGCGATTACCTACGCGTTGACCCAAGCGCCGTCGGGTGCCAATATCGATTCCGGATCAGGCGTGATCACCTGGACTCCCGTCACCGGTGATATTGGCGATAACGTATTTACGGTCCAGACGACCGATGTGGCGGGAAATCAAACGACTGAAAACTTCACCGTCGCGATCGCCGATGAACCGTCCGCCGAGGTCAAGTTGGTTGCCCGTGACACCGACGGCAACATTATCACCAGCCTCGAAGTCGGACAGGAATTTGTCCTCGAACTCGTTGGCGTGGACGCCCGAAACGCCTTCGATCGAGCCGGGGTCTTTGGAGCCTATGCGGATATCCTATTCGATTCGACCATCGTCCGGCCCGTCAGCGGATCTACGATCGAATACGTGGGCAATTTCCAACTCGGACCAACCGGAACATTTTTGACCGGTTTGATCGATGAACTGGGTGCCTCGTCGACGACAATCACCGCGACCAACCAAGTCGAATCGGTCATCGCCCGCGTACAGATGGAAGCCGTCGGCAGCGGAACGGTTAACATCCGCAGCGAAGAAGCAGACGGTACCGAACAGGTTTTGCTTTACGGGCAAGATGACAACGTGCCGGCCGAAGATGTCTTTTATGGGACAGTCAGCTTGACGGTCGGATTGACGTTTACGCTGAACGACGACACGGCCACGGTAGACGAAGATTCCGGTGCGACGATCATCGATGTGCTCGACAACGACACCGTCAGTGGCAGCGATTCGTTGAGCATCGTTTCGGTGACACAGCCCACCGAAGGCGGCACCGTCGTTAACAACAACGGTGTTCTTCAATTCACACCCGCGGCGGACTTCAACGGGACAACGGAGTTCACGTACCGAGCCGGAACCAGTTCCGGGGCACAAGCCACCGCGACGGTGACGGTGACCGTCAATGCCGTCAACGATCCTCCGACAGGTGTCGACGACTCGTTTAATATCGATGCAAATTCGTCGAACAACACACTGGACGTACTGGCCAACGATTCGATCGATCCTGACTCCGGTGAAACGTTAACCGTGACCGCGGTTAGTTCAACTTCCGACGGCGGTACCGTGACGATCGCGTCTGGCGGAACGGGTTTGAATTACACTCCGCCGGCCAATTTCACCGGATCAGAGACATTTACGTACACGTTAAGCGACGGAACCGCGACGACCGAAGTATCGGTCACCGTGTTGGTCGCGTCGGCGGACACGCCGCCAACCGCTGCCGACGATGCCTTCAACATCAACGAAGATATCGCCGAAGCAACCTATGACATTCTGGCCAACGACCAACGTGATACTGACAACCAATCGTTCGTCATCGATAGCGTTGGCACGCCAAGCGAAGGCGGGACGGCTCGCATCAGCAGCGATGGGACGACGTTCTTTTACGAACCCGCCGATGATTTCTTTGGCACCGAAACGGTCACATATATCATCCGTGACACCGGCGGCGGGCTGGCAACCGCGACCGTGACGTTTACCATCGCCGGCGTGAATGACGCGCCGCCGGTGTTGACCGATACCGTGCAAATTAGTCAAACCGATTCCCCGCAGATCGTTCTGCGGATCGCGGATCTTCCTGATAACGTCGATGGGTCCGGAGAAACACTGACGTTTACCAACTTGGGAACTCCGACCAACGGCGGCACCGTTGCGATCGATTCATCGGGCAACATCACCTATGAACCGTCGAGCGATTCGTTCGCCGGAACCGACACCTTCACGTACTCTGTTTCCGACGGCACGACGACCAGCAGCGGAACACTAACCGTCCAAGTCGAGAACTTTAACGAACGAGACATTCGTGTAAATTTCAGTGGCAACCAAGCCCTCTCGGTACTGAGTAGTATTCGTTTGGTTGGCACCGATGCGTTGGGCAACGATGTCAGTCAAGGTGCGATCCTAGATGGCAACAACACGCTCCTGTTTGGTGACGTTTTGCCGGGTGAATACCGCATCGAAGTGCCTGCGGTTCCGTTCTATCTCGGTGCCGAAGAAGCTCAGACCATCAATGTGTCGAGTGCCCCGACTGACGGAGACACGTCCGTAGAAGCGACGATGGGCCGACTGAAAGCACGCTACCTGTCGGTTCGCGACTGGTTGCGATCGGCCCCATCACAGTCGGCTTATGTCGTCGTTCAACCGGGTGAATCAGCCGTGTCGACGGAGCTTTCAGAGGCGGCTTCACAGTCGATCGTTGATCCCGAAATCTCATTGAATTCAAGTGCGACCGCCCTGACGATCACCGGAAAGAACAGCGCGGATGAAGATGTCACTGCAACCGTGCCAACGTCACGAACCGACTTGGTTCAAGAACGCGGACGCGTCGGTGACTTGCGGCTGTACCGGGTCAACGTGGATGACGCCGTTTTGAACTACACCGAAGTCGCATCGTCATCGGCCAGTGACACATCGATTGCGGTCTCCGGATCCGGTGAAGCGGAAAGTGTTGCAAGCCTATCAACTGCCGACGCGGATTCATCGACCGGCTTGAACGCGTCGAGCGAAGCGGAAGGCGAACCGGTCGCCCCATCGTCGAGTGACTTGATCACCGAAGAATCGTCGTCAGCTGCTACGGCAACGCAGACGCCGGCGGAGACAAACACGTCTTCCGACTCGGAAGAATCGTCCGAAAGCTTGTCGACGGTCGGAGATGCCGAAGCCGAGGCGGCGGCCTCACGAGCCTCACGATTGGCCGGTTTGACCAGCCGGTTCTTCCGCCGAGGTCGCTAA
- a CDS encoding HU family DNA-binding protein: MIANIAESTELSKKDVAAVFDALTEEIAREMGRSGSGQFTLPGLCKIQRKDVPAKPKRKGRNPADGSEIWLKPKPASKKVVIRPLKGLKEMI; encoded by the coding sequence ATGATCGCCAACATCGCTGAGTCGACCGAATTGTCGAAGAAAGATGTGGCAGCGGTCTTCGACGCATTGACTGAAGAAATCGCACGTGAGATGGGCCGCAGCGGCTCGGGCCAATTCACTCTCCCAGGACTTTGCAAAATCCAACGCAAAGACGTTCCCGCAAAACCCAAACGTAAGGGACGTAACCCTGCCGACGGTTCGGAAATCTGGTTGAAGCCCAAGCCCGCCAGCAAGAAGGTCGTCATCCGACCGCTCAAGGGCCTCAAAGAAATGATCTAA
- a CDS encoding rhomboid family intramembrane serine protease, translating into MRRIGTLSDPTKARRFTDYLFTQSIECNLDIEKTTESGPQTGDNTNGEVAAGDYQCHLWIRDEEQVDRAREELAAFRADPDAEKFRVASEAESLRKKKASDAQRKKQLVKKVQHRTPGGMSGGGLSRIGARQQTIPVVITIIVLSVLASFSTGFDRPQRSLIPGEPSSEETLRNALTFVEPSDYLIDGDPYASIKKGEVWRLVTPIFLHGNTFHLAFNMMALFFLGSAIERIEGSVFLAVLFIASAIVGTLFQVSLPPESALPPILHGLAGSHSSIGASGGVIGLFGYLWIRPMLSNSYPIDISPSNVAFLLGYLVICIFFLDHIANGAHIGGLFMGMLAAVVIAKAFPGRFP; encoded by the coding sequence ATGCGCCGGATTGGCACCCTTTCGGATCCTACCAAAGCCCGCCGTTTTACCGACTATTTGTTTACCCAGTCGATCGAGTGCAATCTCGACATCGAAAAAACAACGGAATCGGGCCCCCAAACTGGCGACAACACGAACGGCGAGGTCGCCGCTGGTGACTACCAATGCCACTTGTGGATTCGCGACGAAGAGCAGGTCGACCGGGCTCGCGAAGAATTGGCGGCCTTTCGTGCCGACCCGGATGCGGAGAAATTTCGGGTCGCCAGCGAAGCGGAATCTTTGCGTAAAAAGAAAGCGTCGGACGCGCAGCGAAAAAAACAATTGGTCAAAAAAGTCCAGCATCGGACTCCCGGTGGAATGTCCGGTGGTGGCCTGTCGCGGATCGGAGCTCGCCAGCAAACGATCCCGGTCGTGATCACGATCATCGTGCTTTCGGTGTTGGCTAGTTTTTCGACTGGCTTTGACCGTCCACAGCGTTCGCTAATTCCGGGTGAACCTTCCAGCGAAGAAACGCTCCGTAATGCATTGACCTTTGTCGAACCGAGTGACTATCTGATCGACGGCGATCCCTATGCCTCGATCAAGAAGGGTGAAGTCTGGCGATTGGTGACTCCTATTTTCCTTCACGGCAACACATTCCACTTGGCTTTCAACATGATGGCCTTGTTCTTTCTTGGTTCAGCGATCGAGCGGATCGAAGGCAGCGTGTTCTTAGCGGTGCTATTCATTGCGAGCGCGATTGTGGGGACGCTTTTTCAAGTTTCGCTGCCACCGGAAAGTGCGTTGCCACCGATCTTGCACGGCTTGGCCGGATCTCATTCGTCGATCGGCGCGTCTGGCGGGGTGATCGGACTGTTCGGCTACCTATGGATCCGACCGATGCTGTCGAATAGTTACCCGATCGATATCTCTCCCTCCAACGTCGCCTTTTTGCTCGGCTATTTGGTGATTTGTATTTTCTTCCTTGATCACATCGCCAATGGGGCGCACATCGGTGGCTTGTTCATGGGCATGCTCGCCGCGGTGGTGATCGCCAAAGCTTTTCCAGGCCGATTTCCGTGA
- the yidD gene encoding membrane protein insertion efficiency factor YidD, with protein MIARILIGCIRGYQSYVSPLFPPRCRFRPTCSQYAVEAIRNCGPLRGTWYAIVRILKCHPLHPGGEDPAPQGRQTGKDGGN; from the coding sequence GTGATCGCTCGGATTCTGATCGGGTGCATTCGAGGCTACCAGAGCTACGTCAGTCCGCTCTTTCCCCCCCGCTGCAGATTCCGGCCGACGTGCAGTCAATATGCGGTCGAGGCGATTCGTAATTGCGGCCCCTTGCGAGGGACCTGGTATGCGATCGTGCGAATTTTGAAGTGCCATCCCTTGCACCCAGGTGGCGAAGATCCCGCACCGCAGGGACGCCAAACCGGCAAGGATGGCGGCAACTGA
- a CDS encoding NAD-dependent epimerase/dehydratase family protein has translation MASHCSREAIKGENVMENGVRAHQKDVLVVGTGYLGNRVAQLSQRLGYRVFATTRRLNRLDELKGRGFHPILLDWNDSRMFEGAGIVSAESSSRDDSSQVADAVSLIDQSFSPELRVLVAVSYDSQSPYSRYESQVLGLRRLLRFLPEDARISYVSTTGVYHQTDGVWVDETSTTRPSREAARVHLQAEQELHRRRPSGMNLVLRLAGIYGPGRVPRVADVVSKVPIATVPDSYVNLIHVEDAARACVRSWDYWDETADRSPSMQRRLFLVADDRPVTRGDFYRHVARLSGVPEPEFVAPDSQTTPRRRAETNKRICNAKMRRHLIQKLNYPDYREGLVSALH, from the coding sequence GTGGCGTCCCATTGTAGCCGGGAAGCGATCAAAGGCGAAAATGTGATGGAAAATGGTGTCCGTGCCCACCAAAAGGACGTCCTAGTGGTAGGGACAGGCTACCTGGGCAATCGGGTGGCCCAACTGTCGCAACGGCTAGGGTACCGTGTCTTCGCGACAACCCGCCGTTTAAACCGATTGGACGAGCTAAAAGGGCGGGGATTCCACCCAATTTTGCTCGATTGGAACGATTCACGGATGTTTGAAGGGGCAGGAATTGTGTCTGCGGAGTCAAGCTCGCGCGATGATTCCAGTCAGGTTGCCGACGCGGTCTCGCTGATCGACCAGTCGTTTTCGCCGGAATTAAGAGTCCTCGTCGCGGTCAGCTACGACTCCCAATCGCCGTACTCGCGGTATGAGTCGCAGGTCCTGGGGCTGCGCCGGTTACTGCGATTTCTTCCCGAAGACGCCCGCATCAGCTACGTCAGCACGACCGGCGTCTACCATCAAACCGACGGAGTGTGGGTCGATGAAACTTCGACAACCCGTCCGTCACGCGAAGCCGCTCGGGTGCATCTACAGGCCGAACAAGAACTTCATCGCCGGCGTCCCAGCGGCATGAACCTTGTGTTACGTCTGGCCGGAATTTACGGTCCTGGGAGGGTTCCCCGCGTAGCCGATGTGGTGTCAAAGGTTCCAATCGCGACGGTTCCAGATAGCTATGTCAATTTGATCCACGTCGAGGACGCGGCGCGTGCATGCGTTCGCTCGTGGGACTATTGGGATGAAACAGCCGATCGCAGCCCATCGATGCAGCGGCGGTTATTTTTGGTGGCCGACGATCGGCCAGTTACCCGCGGGGACTTTTATCGCCACGTCGCTCGGCTCTCCGGGGTCCCGGAACCGGAGTTTGTGGCCCCCGATTCCCAGACCACGCCACGGCGGCGAGCCGAAACGAATAAGCGGATTTGTAACGCCAAGATGAGACGCCACCTAATTCAGAAATTGAATTACCCCGACTACCGCGAAGGTCTGGTAAGTGCATTGCATTGA
- a CDS encoding MATE family efflux transporter — translation MTNADHLAVSPMKPSPALGGEDSIDREEPAAESQPLLDRNNLPAPTTLFGAAMEVFRVALPLMVSTGMFSIVLFADRTLLMFYDGVSMSASMAGGNLFWVLVCVPVGAASMTGAVIGQLIGNNEEQKIGRLLWQSIWIALITSPWFVFAGFFAEGLFTMAGQDPTLIPAETTYLRWLMLGGLGLVIESALSGFFSGTERTSVIMWVSVASGLLNVVLDVLLIFGYAGFPALGITGAAIGSVLAFWFKVVCYAAILFRKDYRKRYGLDTGLCLDWQVLWNFVYFSLPSGLMYLTEASAFTIIVLKIGQMGDMPLRATTMAINFNMIAFIPLVGVAIATSVLAGRHLLQNGPAFAARTTVAALLISLAYSLMWVVAYQAGGDWLLSLYRLGKADGQSESAIVIAGTLLGFVSAYVVFDAVQLIIAAALKGAGDTWFVLLAGAIVSVAAVGTGMVLDDGQNSLYLWWWVITAWIWTLAVTMVIRFLGGRWKSMRMV, via the coding sequence GTGACCAATGCTGACCACCTCGCCGTGTCGCCGATGAAACCGTCGCCTGCCCTCGGGGGCGAGGATTCGATCGATCGCGAGGAACCGGCCGCCGAATCACAACCGCTGTTGGACCGAAACAACTTGCCCGCGCCGACGACACTCTTCGGAGCGGCGATGGAGGTGTTTCGTGTAGCACTACCGTTGATGGTCAGCACCGGTATGTTTTCGATCGTGCTGTTCGCCGACCGCACGCTATTGATGTTTTATGACGGCGTCTCGATGAGCGCGTCGATGGCGGGCGGCAATTTATTTTGGGTGCTGGTCTGTGTTCCCGTCGGCGCCGCATCGATGACCGGTGCGGTGATCGGTCAACTCATCGGCAACAACGAAGAACAAAAGATCGGACGATTGCTTTGGCAGTCGATTTGGATCGCATTGATCACATCGCCTTGGTTCGTCTTCGCGGGATTCTTCGCCGAAGGCTTATTTACAATGGCGGGCCAAGATCCGACGCTAATCCCGGCCGAAACGACCTACTTGCGTTGGCTGATGTTGGGCGGGTTGGGCTTGGTGATCGAGTCGGCGCTCAGTGGTTTTTTTAGTGGTACCGAACGCACTTCGGTCATCATGTGGGTGTCGGTCGCGAGCGGCTTATTGAACGTCGTCTTGGACGTGCTGCTGATCTTTGGCTATGCCGGATTCCCGGCGCTCGGGATCACCGGGGCGGCGATCGGCAGCGTCCTGGCGTTTTGGTTCAAGGTCGTTTGCTATGCCGCGATTTTGTTCCGGAAGGACTATCGCAAACGATACGGCCTAGACACCGGACTGTGCTTGGATTGGCAGGTTCTTTGGAACTTTGTTTATTTTAGTCTTCCGAGTGGGTTGATGTATCTCACCGAAGCGAGCGCGTTCACGATCATCGTGCTGAAGATCGGCCAAATGGGCGACATGCCGCTCCGGGCGACAACGATGGCGATCAATTTCAACATGATTGCATTCATCCCTTTGGTTGGCGTCGCGATTGCCACGTCGGTTTTGGCCGGACGGCATCTGCTTCAAAACGGCCCCGCGTTCGCAGCGAGAACTACCGTGGCGGCATTGTTAATTTCGTTGGCGTATTCGTTGATGTGGGTGGTTGCTTACCAAGCCGGCGGCGATTGGTTGCTTTCGCTCTACCGACTTGGCAAAGCCGACGGGCAATCCGAATCGGCGATTGTCATCGCAGGGACATTGCTCGGGTTCGTATCCGCTTACGTGGTGTTTGATGCGGTCCAATTGATCATCGCGGCGGCACTCAAGGGCGCCGGTGATACCTGGTTCGTTCTACTCGCTGGCGCGATCGTCAGCGTGGCCGCGGTCGGCACCGGAATGGTGCTTGATGACGGGCAGAACTCCTTGTACTTATGGTGGTGGGTGATCACCGCGTGGATCTGGACCCTGGCTGTCACCATGGTGATTCGCTTTCTCGGTGGCCGCTGGAAATCAATGCGGATGGTTTAA
- a CDS encoding 2-phosphosulfolactate phosphatase: MPKNLSVAFLPSLITEKYRGDDGRSVIRLPCAVVIDVLRATSVMATAGRNGAAKISTCGEIAIARHLAQQAAQQQASIPLLCGERSCVPIDGFDLGNSPAEYSAEVVADREVLMTTTNGTRAIASVKHAKRLLTVSFLNLGDTIESLQNEDDVLIVCAGTEKQISREDVLLAGAMIDRFGGTDDERIVLDDSARLAWAAWRQVNDSGIPLGETLRDSLGGRNLLAAGYGADLDRCAAIDSVGGTIERLPAQPDDVIVSFGWTG; the protein is encoded by the coding sequence ATGCCCAAGAATCTATCGGTCGCCTTTTTGCCATCACTGATCACTGAAAAGTATCGCGGTGACGATGGCCGTTCCGTCATTCGGCTGCCCTGTGCCGTCGTAATCGATGTGTTGCGCGCGACCAGTGTCATGGCGACTGCGGGCCGCAATGGTGCGGCAAAGATTAGCACGTGTGGCGAGATCGCAATCGCACGTCATCTGGCCCAGCAAGCGGCCCAACAACAGGCTTCCATACCGCTGCTTTGCGGCGAACGATCGTGTGTGCCGATCGACGGATTTGATCTCGGTAACTCGCCCGCCGAGTACTCCGCCGAGGTCGTCGCCGATCGCGAAGTCTTGATGACGACCACGAATGGGACGCGTGCGATCGCATCGGTCAAACATGCGAAACGTCTGTTGACGGTGTCGTTCTTGAATCTGGGTGACACCATCGAAAGCCTTCAAAACGAAGACGACGTATTGATCGTTTGCGCGGGAACGGAAAAGCAAATCAGTCGCGAAGACGTGTTGCTTGCCGGTGCGATGATCGATCGCTTTGGCGGCACCGACGATGAACGAATCGTTCTCGATGATTCGGCCAGGCTTGCCTGGGCGGCGTGGCGGCAAGTCAACGATTCCGGTATTCCGCTCGGCGAAACGCTTCGTGATTCACTTGGCGGACGAAATCTTCTCGCCGCAGGCTACGGTGCTGACCTTGATCGCTGTGCCGCTATTGATTCGGTCGGGGGGACGATCGAACGATTGCCCGCTCAACCCGACGATGTGATCGTTTCTTTCGGCTGGACCGGCTAA
- a CDS encoding HesB/IscA family protein, with protein MAVKLSERAAQEVERFRKEHDFGDDMVLRIEVAGGGCSGFEYKLNFDDKFDETADSKYESFGVAVVVDKKSALYLDGTTVDWYESLEKQGFTFENPNAVKTCGCGSSFQA; from the coding sequence ATGGCAGTCAAATTGAGCGAACGCGCCGCTCAGGAAGTTGAGCGGTTCCGCAAGGAACATGATTTCGGTGACGATATGGTCCTCCGTATTGAAGTCGCTGGCGGAGGATGCAGCGGATTCGAATACAAGTTGAACTTTGACGACAAGTTTGACGAGACCGCAGATTCGAAATACGAAAGCTTCGGTGTTGCCGTCGTCGTCGACAAGAAAAGCGCCCTGTACCTCGATGGAACAACCGTCGATTGGTACGAAAGCCTGGAAAAGCAAGGCTTCACGTTCGAAAACCCCAATGCCGTGAAAACCTGCGGCTGCGGTAGTTCGTTCCAAGCCTGA